One Epinephelus fuscoguttatus linkage group LG16, E.fuscoguttatus.final_Chr_v1 genomic window, AATACCATTTGGAACATCTTTTATGATATTGATCGTTTTGTCATTGATCAGTTCATTGATCAGTTTCAGAGGTGTTTAAACCATAACTCCAACAGATACCAGTGCTTACACTTTTTACCTTCCATAATGTCATAACATTGTATCTATTCTCAttcagagacacagaaacattgaACTCTTATTTGATTGttgtatcattattattattattgttggtgGTGGTTTTTTCAAATGCGATTGACATTGTCGGGCGAGCCTGAGCACCAGGAGAAAACCCTCAAGTTGGTGTATTAATCTAATCTATGGGAGCTACTGATGCCCAGCCTGAGCTGAACAATCAGCAGCCTCCATTTCTTCCTCCATCTTCTCAtctcctcttgtttttgctgccttCTGCTGCATATTGGTCTTCAATATTTGCAGCTGGGTCTCTCTGTCATCAGAAGACCTCCTTGGAAACAACAAGAAGCATTTCCTCTTCGTGTTGATGTACAAACAGAGGTCCTCCAGTTCCACCTTGTTGGTGACCAGCTGCACCACCTCTGTTTCCAGGCTCTGCTGTTTCTCAGCCAGGTCTTTTGTGATGTTCTCCAGAGCAGTGTATTTATCCTGCCAGGCTGTCTGGCTCTGGTGGAGTTCAGTCTCTTTGCTGATCGGCTCCTCTCTTGTCTCTGAGAGCTTCTGAGTCAGACTTTAACAGTGCAGAGACTGAGGATCtatatcatatcatataaaCCCTGTGTATTAAAGCTGCCTGTTACCACACGCTCAGTCAGAAAGTGGTCCCCACAGACCAATGAGTCTCTCAGAGACTGTTCTGAATACAGACTGGACTGTACTACTGGAGCCACAGGACAACAACAGGGACATGGACAGTAGTGTGGATATTCTGACAGAATATATGAGGggcaggaaaaaaatcaaactcaGAATCAGTCTCCCACTAGGTAGTCATGTGCCTGCTCCGTGGTGGTGAACCACCTCTTGGAGCCTTCATGGGACACCTGTAGAGTGGCTCGGAAAAGCATGGCATAAGGAATCCCATGATCTCATTTCTTCATCACCACGGCTGAGACATCGCTGTAGAATGACAGCCTGGATCCGTTGGCACCATCTTTACTGGCACGGCACGCCGCTTCCATCACCATCTGCTTATCTTTAAATGCATGAAATCCCAGCACCAACGACCTGGGACTTTTGTTCCGGTCTGGTTTCGGTGCTAGCGAGCAGTGTGCTCTTTCCTGTTTTATGCGTCGGGCTTTAGCAGTTATCTTTCAGACACAGGGCAGCCATGCCTGTGCTGTGGCTGAGTTTTCAGCAGCTAGGATCCTAGCCTTAGCTTCATCTAGCCACTTGCTAGCAGTCTGGAGCTCGGTGGAATGCTTGTGGACAGTCTCCGCCAGGGGAGTTGTTTGACAGCTACCTTTATATTAGCAGTCATCACACTGAGGGCTTTGGCAGCTACAACATCTACCAACCACAGCCAACTACCACTGTCCTTTACAGCAGATGATGTGAGGGCGGGGCTCAGGAGATTGCGTACTGGGAAAGCTGGGGGCCCAGAGGGAGTGTGTCAAAGGCTCCTGAAAGACTGTGCAGCCCAGCTAGTGGAGCCCCTTCAGTGGATCTTCAACAGGAGTCTTCAAACAGGCAAAGTCCCGGTGCAGTGCAAAACATCTTGTCTTGTGCTGGTGCCTAAAGTGGGGCGCCCGGCTGAGTTAAATGAATACTGACCGGTGGCCTTAACATCTCACATTATGAAGACCCTGGACTCCCGTTtcctgaggtcagaggtcacactgACGTGACATAGAGTTTATCATCCTGTCACTTTATTTACcatctctgtttgtctttgtttaccTCTGCTTGTCTTTGTTTACCTCTCCACATTCAGGGGCAGTGACAAACTGAGCACAGACTGATTGtattgttgatgttctggagAAATTCATCTGTCAGATGATGTGTGTGACGTCACAGACTGAGGCGTTGAGGATATTCTGTGGCCAGGAACTTtgagctaacatgctaacacatgCTAACACATGCTGACATCAGAGCCACGGTGTGTTCTGTCACCGCGCGGGGCTGCGGCTGATGACGTCATGCAGGCTGCAGGTAGTCGGTTCTGTTCCGGCTCTACTCACCTGTCAGCAGGTGACACATGATGCTGAAAAACATCTGGAGCGGCGACAAAGCTAAcggagctaacagctaacagtccGGTTATTAATGTCTCTCGTTCTGCTTCCTGTTCTGATTTTTGTTTAGCGGAAGAAGAATTACTAACCCTCCACAGGTGAACTGTTAAGTTTCTTacctgtctgtccgtccgtctgcCTGcgcacctgtctgtctgtctgtctttctgctcCCACTGAGCCGCTGCTAGCCTGctagctgcagctgctgtctgATCGGGACACTTCCTTGTACGTCACCACGCCGCAACACAAAACTGACGCACCGCGGCGAAGTTAGTTTGAGGTTGGTTGTTGGACAGCCGTTCATCCAGATGACGGAGTGAATGTCCAACTTCAAATTAACTTCACCTCGGTGACTGACGCCTGAcgcaaaatacatttttattttaaataaaaaacttcGTTAACAACATAATTTACgacaagaaacaaaacaacagaatgaaatataattataataacaataaatcaataaaaagaataaattaataaatacataaattataGAAAACGTTAATTTAATTAAGTTAATcacttatatttttattatatttaatgcCTGTTTACTTACTGTATGAAATTTgactttttccttttaattatttttatttctcagaTAAATTCATCGTTTCttgtgatttattattattattattatttaataatgACAACAAAACTGACAGAAATGTTCTGCATGATTATGTAGTACTTTTATTTCATCCACATCTATATTTGTATTCATTTATGTGTTTAAAAGTTAATTTGTTTATGAACAAATACAGAGCATCCGCAGTGTTACAGTTACATTTTTCAGAGATGTGTCTTTGAAATATACAcgaattaaaaatacaaaacacaaccaataaaacaataaaatgatctTAAATGAAACGAGTCATCTGATCAAACAGTTGATAAGGTGGATCCTGATCAGAAACAGATGTAGCGATCAGTTTCTCTTCCGAGGATCAATAATAAACTTTGATCTGTAAACAGTCACGAACATCATCCCACCTCACATCTGTGCTGGTGTTTGTTCGACGTCACCAGAAGGTGGCGCTGGTGATCTCATCACGTCTCACAACAggaactttaaactttaaactgtttaaaaaaataaataataaataaattcacaaaagttgtttttattccaaatgtgatggaaaagCTTTAAAATCAAATCATAGTGACAGGattttaacaaacacacaacataataattataaaataaaaaatataattaaaaacatgaaaagcagCATAAGTGTCTTCTGTGTCAgtgtttatacatttattacatttgtatCTGCTATAGTTTGATCTCCAACACAAGGCACAGTTTCAGTCCATCAGAGACCCAAACTAATTATTCTTGATTTTAAATTctaattttaattaatataaaaacataaacacgtttttgtttttaaaaacaagtgaaatgtaaaaacaccaaacagaTTAAAATTCTTTGAAAgataaatatgtgaaatgaacccatgaaatcataaaacagattaacaaaataaaaacaccaataACGTCGGGGCGCGTGCTCTTATTTTAAAAACCAGGACCGGAAGTTGTGTCAGGTGATTGGgtcaggtttgtttgttttatcaggAGGCACGAGCTGATCAATGAGCTGCAGCAGACAAACTGATCAGTCATCAATAACACGTCTTATTAATAAACCTGATAATCGTCTCTCTGCGCGCGTGACGACAGGAGGAGGATTAAAGCTGACGTCACAGCTGCAAAGATCGTCTATTGTTGAGAGGTGTCACTCTGATCAGGAGGCGCTGTAAAACTTTATTGACGAagatatttctttatttaaaaaaacaatacagagtgagataatatttatttatttatttatttttgacatcCTGTTTCTGATCCGTCTCAAATTGacacactgaaataacaaaATCAATGTGTAAAATATAGATTCATATTTTACTGGTAAAATTTTATAAACTTAAATCTACATAATAATTTATACCTTTTTTTAGATATGTTTTGATGTatctaaatattatttttatatttctgctaACTCGattaaaataacacagaaatgtgttaaaaagtcTCGACTGTCAAACACTATGAAATTATTACAttgttttcatgatttattaaaatatatttacattgtTCCCCAAATACACCACCGGCTTATCACACTTCAAATCAgtctttaaaaatatttatttattatattatttaattaaaatctAATAATGTTCATATGTTAGTTTAAAGAAAAGTTTATAGtttgacaaaaataatttttatctcagttattacttatttacttatttatctatttaagCTTTCAGCCACATTTTGCTTCTTAGTTACCTTCAACTTTAAAATACTACAATAAtaatagttttgttgttgttgttgtaatttAATATCTAAGTGATGTGAATTTGTGTTTCatcattttgttatttaatttcatgtgtttgtatttttttctctgatgctgATAAATGTTAGATAATCAATATAGACTCATTATTATGAGTAATAACTATGTGTATTGCTCAgcttcatgttgtgtctccCAGAAACCTGTCAGAGTgagccctccctcctcttcctcctcctcctcctctctctgtgtctcatagTAACGGTCACCTGCAGAAACACACCGGGACTCACGGAGCTCACACCGTCCGACACACGGCCCCCCTGCCCGCCTCCAGGACACAGACCCCCCGCCCCGCCGCCCCGCCGCCCGCCTCTCATCAAACCCGATCAATCGATACCGGGATCGATCGCCTCTGATGTCCGTCACTGTGGATCAGAACCGGCGCGTGGCCTGCGGCGGGATCAGAGGCACCGGAGCAGCCAACGATGACATCAGCGCGTGAGAGACCCGATCCTCCCCGCGTGAGCTGATCGATCATTTTATCAGGTCAATTGATCTCCTTATTGCAGAACCAATCAGAGCTCCTCATTGATCGGCTGGTCGGTTCCAGCTCCTGCTCATCCATACTTTGATTATTGATCAgctccggtgtgtgtgtgtgtgtgtgtgtgtgtgtgtgtgtgtgtgtgtgtgtgtgtgtggatttatTGAAGGTATCAATCAGTGATCAGTGATCAGCACCTATTGATTACTGATCAAAGAGCTTATTGATGCTCATCAATAACAGAAACTGTCTCTCAGGCTGTGAAgataaaattattgtttatcacattatgcaaatgagcaAAGATTCAAGAGATTGTTTTTGGTCGAGCACATTTCAAGTTAGTCTGACTTccggtgtgaggggcgtggccatTTGAATATCCCACTGTTAGGCATTGATgacagcgccaccatgaggcCGCTTTGGCTCATATTTGTTGGGAAACAGTTGCAActcctgttgtttgtttgcagcTCGCTGCAGTCTGAGTCACTCTGGACGACAcccaataaataataatcaataataaaaatataactgtgtgttcacaccaaTCGGATCAATAAAGTTAATCAGCAGCTGTTGTCAGAATATTGATACAAGAAAAACATCGTTTCTATAAAACGTACAAACACATCGTGGTTTACTCTCATTGAACGGAGTCAATGGGGCGGAGCctagacaggaagtgatgtcacctGTCGGTTCAGTACCTGCTTTTCACCAGTAGAGGTCAGACGTCTGGGTCTCTCGTCTCTCCAGGTGTTCCAGTGCTCCCAGTGCTCCCAGTCTGGTCCAGGATGCTGCCGGCCTCCATCCAGATCACGGGGGAGCTGCTGTCGGCGGCGGAGGTTCAGGACATCTGCGAGAGCCTGAAGGAGGACAGCGTGCGGCTGCTGTCCGTCCGCGGCTGCCAGCTCTCTGACCGTGACTTCGGCCGCGTCTGCCGCAGTGTCGCAGAGTCGCACTCGCTTGCTCAGCTCAACCTGAACCTGGGCGTGGTCTCCAGCATCAGCCGGACGCGACACCTGGCGGACGCCCTGAAAACCAACCGCTCGCTGCAGACGCTGTTGTGAGTACTGACAGGATGTTTGATTCACTGCTTCAGTCAGGTGACCTCGCTGACTCTGTCCCCGCCCCCTTTCAGTCTCCATGGCAGCCCGCTGCTGGACGCCGGCCTGGTGACCTTGAACTCGGCCCTGTCGACCCACCCGGCGCTGGTCTGTCTGGATCTGGGAGACTGCATGCTGGGAGACGAGGCGCTCGGTCTGATCTGTGGGATGCTGCCGCCCGACGGAGCAAAGTCAGGTAACCAACACCTGAGACCCTCAAACATGTTCGTACCTGGTCACAGAACCCACCTGGAACACCTTAGCAACCACGTAGCAACCACCCGGTGACGCCACAGTGACCTCCTGAACACCCCGTAGTAATCCTCCTGGTGGTGACCCGCGGGTCGTTCTcgtcacatgcactaacatgcacgcaCAGCCGGACCGTCTGACCACCACAAACCACAGAGGCtcagatgacatcacacacagagaaagtgacatcatcacatatcaGACAGTGTTACCGTCCTGAATGTCTCACAGAGACATTTCGACTTCAGCTGTGACTGTCTCTGTTTTAATGAACAGCTCATAAAAAGTCTCCTCAGCTCGTTTCATCAGAGAAACATTGAGGTCGTTCAGACGAGTCCGAGTCAGACGAGTCCGAGTCAGACTGTCTGGGAGCAGCAGGTCTGATGAAACGTCTGCAGTCTGAAGGAAGTGGACACATATTCAATACAGCTCGGAGGACATTTTGCCTCCTGGGACTCCTCTCCTGTTATTTCAGGCTCAGATAACCTGAATTCAGCAGCGTGGACATTTACACGCCGTCACCACACGCCGGAGGGTTTAACTCTTCACTGTCATGTCGACATCACCAGGAggaacatttacacacagacaaacactgtcaGGTCATTAAGTGTTCAGTTCATTTCACAGTTCTCAAAACAGAAATAGAAACAGCAAACTTCATCAGATTCAATCAGACTTCATGAAGAATTATGATGTCACCATTTAGAACATTTAAATATAACCTTCAGACAGGTGTCGTGTAAAGGAACCTTCAGTGTGTAGTAACAGCGctgacattgtgtgtgtgtgtgtgtgtgtgtgtgtgtgtgtgtgtgtgtgtgcaggtctcAGGGAGCTGACTCTGAGCGCTAACCCAGGAATCAGCTCTAAAGGCTGGGCTCGCCTCGCCATCGCCGTGGctcacagctcacagctcagAGTGCTCAACCTGGACTACAACCCACTGGGTAcgttacacacagacagacacacacacacacacacacacacacacagacggacaGATAAaggctgctgtctgctggttgTTGATGACGTCCTGGTTCTTCTGGTTCTGTTCTCAGGTGATCACATTGCGGGGATGTTGGCGGTTGCTGTGGCGTCCAGCAGAACTCTGGAGGTTCTGGACCTGGAAGGAACTGGACTGTCTAACCAATCAGCACAGGTCGACCAATCACTTCTCagtcctcctctcttcttcttctgttcctgtcttctcctcatcatcctcatccttCAGTCATTCAGCTGTTTGTCCAGCAGCGGAAGACATTGATCTGGACTCTGTCCAACACCAAACCTGGTCCAAGTTCACACTCTTGAAACCAGGGTCCTGTAGGTGTGATGTCACCATGTTTGCAGGGATCTGATTGGTCTTTACATGTGTCTGATGTTCTGATCCAGGTGTTCCTGGACATGGTGGAGAACTACCCCACCAGTCTGCGGGTCCTGGTCCTGGCGGAGAACGACATCAGTccggagctgcagcagcagatctgCGACCTGCTGTCTGAAGGAGAGGACGAAGATGACAGAGAGGCCCCGCCCCTACAGCCAGGCCCCGCCTCCAGCAGCGCCCTGCTGCCGATCAGAGACAAgtaccagccaatcagagacaagtaccagccaatcagagacaaGTACCAGCCCCCCGCCTGGCTCCCCCACAGCAGTAAGGGCTGAAcactcccccctctgtcctcacccCCAGCTGTCCCACTCTACCCTCCAAACTGGTCCCACAGAACAGACCACTTAAAACCGGTTCAGAACCAGGACACAACCAGGACACTGGGTTTACTTTATTGTACTATTTCTACTGGTGCTGCTTATTATACTGGTTCTACTAGTACAGGAGCTAGTTCTGGTTCTACTGGTCCAGTTCATCATACTGATATTAGTATTCTAGTTTTAGCTGAACTGGTTCCGTCTCAAGGAGCCCAGTATACCTGAAAGTGTCCAAGATGATCCAGTAGTTACCTGGTTCTAGCCCAGTGACCCATTCTTAGTCTGGGTCTGTCCCAGCTGATCCAGTATCAGTTTGGATCTGTCCCAGTTGACCCATTATCAGCCTGGTTCTGTCCCAGTTGACCCAGTATCAGTCTTGTTCTGTACAAGCTGACCCAGTATGATCTGGTTCTGGTGTGGGTGTCTTCAGTGACAGTATGAGGTCTGTGTTCTGTATTGTAGAGGTCTCAGTGTGGTTCTGGTTAAACTGGTTTAATCCCAGTTCATGTTCTGTATTTCCAGTTAAAGACCTTTATCTGAAGAtctgttcttcttctgtggttccTCTGTGACTCCACTCAGCTGTGTCCtctggtcctggtcctggtcctggtccagGTCCTGATTCAGGTCCAGCCCCTGGTGCAGTTCTGGTTCTGGTTTTGGTCAAGCTCCTGGTCTAGTTCTGGTCCTGGTTTGGTCCTGGTCCAGCTCCTGGTTCTGATCCTGGTCCTAACCCAGATCTAGTTCTGGTCCTGGTCTCGTTcaggtcctggtcctggtccagCTCCTGGTTCTGATCCTGGTCCTAACCCAGATCTAGTTCTGGTCCTGGTCTCGTTcaggtcctggtcctggtccagCTCCCATTCTGATTCTGGTCCTGGCCCTGATCCAGCTCCTGATCCTTGAACTGGTCCAGCTCCTGATCTAATTCTGGTCCAGCTCCTGGTCCTTGCCCTGGACCAAATCCAGCTCCTGGCCTTTGTTCTGGTCCCAATtctggtcctggtcctggtcctggcTCTGGCCCTTGTCCTGGTCCAGCCCCTGCTCTAGTTCGGGCTCTGGTCTTGGTTCTGATCTAGTTCTGGTCCTGGTCCTTGGTCTGGCCCTGATTCTGTTTTGGTCCTGGTCCAGCTCCAGGTCTTATTCTGGCCATGATCCTGGTCCTGGTCCAGAGCTTGTTACAGACCTGTATGATTTCTGGTTAAAAGCTCACAGCAGCATTATTGTTATGACTCATCATTAACTTAAAGAACGTAGAACCGACCACACAGAGTGGACCGAGTGGACCGGGCCGGCTGGTCCTTCAGTGAATCCACTGACTGTAACAAACTGAACTCTTCACAGAGTATTTTTATGTTATAAGTCTTTGACTCTGAGTGGGcatagaggaaacactgaggtCCCGTCCACACGGAGACACGCATTtatgaaaacagatattttcctcaaCGTTTTGGCATCTTGTCCACGAACACTTTCAGGTCACTGAAACAGATTTTGAAATCTCCTCCGAAGGAGCAGCCTTTATCGCCACCCACTGGTCCGTTGAGCGCCTGGAATATTCCTGTGTTTTAGTGTGGACGGACATATTTTGGAAAACAAAGGTCGTATGGACGGAGTTGTTCTGAATGGagaggaaaatattaaaaatatacgTGTATATACATGTGAACGGGACATTAAACGTGTGGTTTTACATGTTTAGCTGAAGTTCTAGAAATATTTGTGTATATGTATTCAGACATTTTCTAAATCAGTTTTTAGACTGATTTTCTTTAAAGGACCAGTTCACCATTTAGATAAATCCTGATCGTTAACGCACTCTGTACAGTGAACTTGAAGCtacagctggttagcttagcttagcataaagactggaaacagttagcctggctgCGCCCAAAGTTTGATCTCTCAGAGTCACGTCGTGGGTTCATAGAAAGTTAAAGGTGACTGTTTTTTAATTAACGCTGATGAATTGAGACAAAGGAAATCAATCTGAAAACTGATCAGTAATTTGGATATTGATCAGCAGTGTGTGACGTTACAGAGTTTAAATTTAAGCAGCTGCAAGGACCTTTCGTATGGTGTTGACGTTGGTGCCCCCTGTGGACAGAAGTGGTACTCCACTTCAAGATGGAAAGACACAGTATCATCCCACTGCAGAACTGGAGAGCCGCCGTAGACGTGCACATGTGCGAGCTTGAGAGGGTGGGGTATCTGTCAATCATTTTTAATGTGGCCAATCAGAGGCTCACAATCCTGCCAGTCAAAAACTTATCAGTTTTTAATTC contains:
- the lrrc73 gene encoding leucine-rich repeat-containing protein 73, with the translated sequence MLPASIQITGELLSAAEVQDICESLKEDSVRLLSVRGCQLSDRDFGRVCRSVAESHSLAQLNLNLGVVSSISRTRHLADALKTNRSLQTLFLHGSPLLDAGLVTLNSALSTHPALVCLDLGDCMLGDEALGLICGMLPPDGAKSGLRELTLSANPGISSKGWARLAIAVAHSSQLRVLNLDYNPLGDHIAGMLAVAVASSRTLEVLDLEGTGLSNQSAQVFLDMVENYPTSLRVLVLAENDISPELQQQICDLLSEGEDEDDREAPPLQPGPASSSALLPIRDKYQPIRDKYQPIRDKYQPPAWLPHSNSSPQMVLLTSGLGESLLAETEM